In Pseudomonas fluorescens, a genomic segment contains:
- the trxA gene encoding thioredoxin: MSEPTPYIFDVTTANFDQAVIQNSFEKPVLVDFWAEWCAPCKALMPLLAQIAESYQGELLLAKVDCEAEQDIVARFGIRSLPTVVLFKDGQPVDGFAGAQPESAVRAMLEPHVQMPPPAAADPLEQAQALFAEGRISDAEAVLVTLLGEDNTNAAALILYARCLAERGELGEAQTVLDAVKSDDHKAALAGAKAQITFLRQAGDLPDAADLKSRLAQNPQDDEAAYQLTIQQLARQQYDAALEGLLKLFIRNRSYGEGLPHKTLLQVFELLGNDHPLVTVYRRKLFAALY; this comes from the coding sequence ATGAGTGAGCCCACGCCGTACATCTTCGACGTCACCACCGCCAACTTCGACCAGGCGGTGATCCAGAACTCCTTTGAAAAGCCCGTGCTGGTGGACTTCTGGGCCGAGTGGTGCGCGCCGTGCAAGGCGTTGATGCCGCTGCTGGCGCAGATTGCCGAGAGTTATCAGGGCGAGTTGCTGCTGGCCAAGGTCGATTGCGAGGCCGAGCAGGACATCGTCGCGCGTTTCGGTATTCGCAGCCTGCCGACGGTGGTGCTGTTCAAGGACGGCCAGCCGGTGGACGGGTTTGCCGGGGCACAGCCAGAGTCGGCAGTGCGGGCCATGTTGGAGCCCCATGTGCAGATGCCGCCGCCGGCTGCGGCGGACCCGCTGGAGCAGGCCCAGGCGTTGTTTGCCGAGGGCCGTATCAGCGACGCCGAAGCCGTATTGGTGACATTGCTGGGCGAGGACAATACCAACGCCGCCGCGCTGATTCTGTATGCCCGCTGCCTGGCCGAACGCGGTGAATTGGGCGAAGCCCAGACCGTGCTCGACGCCGTGAAGAGCGACGATCACAAGGCCGCCCTCGCCGGGGCCAAGGCGCAGATCACCTTCCTGCGCCAGGCCGGTGACCTGCCGGATGCCGCCGACCTGAAAAGCCGCCTGGCGCAAAACCCGCAGGACGATGAAGCGGCCTATCAGTTGACCATCCAGCAACTGGCACGCCAGCAGTACGATGCGGCGCTGGAAGGCTTGCTCAAGCTGTTCATCCGTAACCGCAGCTATGGCGAAGGCTTGCCGCACAAGACCTTGCTGCAGGTGTTCGAGTTACTGGGCAATGATCACCCGCTGGTGACCGTGTACCGTCGCAAGTTGTTCGCTGCGTTGTACTAG
- a CDS encoding DUF2796 domain-containing protein produces the protein MRRLMLALPFALLPLAVAHAADEHDHDHEHGSLGAHEHGVGRLNAVLDGQALELELDSPAMNLVGFEHAATSAADKAKVAAARKQLENPLALFNLPKAAGCVISTQELNSPLFGDKPEADHDDDDDHDAKDGAHEHHHDHSEIHAHYQFTCATPTALSNLDLTQVFKTFPATQKIQVQLIGPSGQQGVEATPQAATLKF, from the coding sequence ATGCGCCGTCTGATGCTTGCTTTGCCGTTCGCCTTGTTGCCACTGGCCGTCGCTCACGCCGCGGATGAACACGACCACGATCATGAGCACGGCAGCCTGGGTGCTCATGAACACGGGGTTGGCCGCCTCAACGCAGTCCTCGACGGCCAGGCCCTGGAGCTTGAACTGGACAGCCCGGCGATGAACCTGGTGGGCTTCGAACATGCGGCAACCAGCGCCGCCGACAAAGCCAAGGTCGCCGCCGCGCGCAAACAGCTGGAAAACCCGCTGGCCCTGTTCAACCTGCCCAAGGCCGCTGGCTGCGTGATCAGCACCCAGGAACTGAACAGCCCGCTGTTCGGCGACAAGCCGGAAGCGGACCATGATGATGACGATGATCACGACGCCAAAGACGGCGCCCATGAGCATCATCACGACCACAGCGAAATCCACGCCCACTACCAGTTCACCTGCGCCACGCCGACCGCCCTGAGCAATCTCGACCTGACGCAAGTGTTCAAGACCTTCCCCGCCACCCAAAAAATCCAGGTACAACTGATCGGCCCAAGCGGCCAGCAAGGTGTTGAAGCGACGCCGCAGGCAGCTACCCTGAAGTTCTGA